The segment AATTTAGAGTTAGCGATGATGTGAAGCCTAGAGAAGCAGGGAAAGGTGTACATCTTGACCTTTGTGGGTGATAATGATGAGGATGAGCACAAGCTTAATCCTACAACTTTCGATGCCATCTGTATGTTGTATTTAGTTTATAAAGTGCATGAAAAAATGGAATCTACATGGAAGCAAAATGGAATCTAtatattatattttctttataAACTGCATGAAACTTGCGGAAGGCTATTATGTTAAATTCTGCAATATGAGATGCAAATTATGTAAATGAATAGATGTGCTATAGTTGCACTATTAAGATTATGGAATGTAATAGAAAGACCACTACCTGGGTTATAACTTCTCTCATTTCTTATCGTGGGTAGCTACACCTCAAGCCTTCTAAAACCAAACCACATTACAATAAATGTATTAACACCAAGTTATAGGAAAATATAGGGACCTAGATAACCATTTGGTAACCATACTACAGTATCCATTTGTGTATTTTTCATTGCAAAGATAAATAAGTAAAGATAAAGACACATTTATGTGCCTTGAGTTCAACGAAACAAGAATACTCCACTACTATCACTACGGAAAACACAACTTACGACTCGTATGACATTGTAGAAATAGGAACAAGATAGCACTGCCCCTGTTAACTCGCATTTCACAAACTCTATTATCTATAGTTCTTCCATCACGGGCCAAAATAACTTCCTAAGAGAGTATATGTACAGAAGTATAACAAAGCCCAAAACAGGCACTCCATTAACATTTCCTAAATGAAGATTCAAGATCAACATAAAGACAAACTAGGTCAAAGTTGCACGGACAAGGTTATAGATACAGATACGAATAGGACCATTTTTGAAGACCACTAATAGTGATACAGCTGGATATGACATTCattaaaaacacatacacatatatttaccaAAATTTTATAAGTTATTAGAGGAGATTGTAATTACTTTAAAAACAATTTAGACACATAATTGCcagataaataattataagttgatttaacactACAATATACCCAAAAACTACAAAGCGTGAGCTTTAATTAAATTAACAATAATGTCATTTAAatccaaattaaaataaaacaaaataaaactttaaatagaaattaaaaaggaaaatatctaaatatattttcagaaaaaattaaatataaagaaCTAAATAAACAATATTGAtctaaacttaaaaaataaaaactcatttccacatttaattttttaatattaattaaaaattaaaattcataataaaataagtaaatataaataaatattttttaatatacgcGTATTGGATACGCCGATGCATGCTCCTAAGGAGGGACATTGGTGTATCCAGCTACTCTGGTCTAGGTAGGTTTATCTCATGCGTCTGAATCCAAACTTTGAATGGAAGAGCTAGTTTCTAGAAATACAGTCATATGGAATCAACCATTGACATAGAAATGCAACCTTGACAAAGTTTGGTAATGTCGTCAGCAAAAGTGCATTAGCCATCAGACTGATGCAAAGGAATAAGATACCTTGTAAAACTGAAATTGCAGAGATGAAGCAGCATATATGATTCAATGGTTTACCCAACTACATGTTTTGCAATACCAACTATTCATGCATCGCTCATCTGCGTTCATCCTGTGACTGCCTTGATTTGTttgcaaaaccaaggaagaaagccAGTATGGTCAAATTCAACTATTCATCTGCAAAGATCTCGGACAATGCCATATCAGCCACGTGGAAATTGTTATCAAGAAGATGAAAGGTGAAAGGTGTACAAGATGAACTTGATTTGTTTTCGAGACCAACGATACGTCATAAGCCCAGACAAAAAATGATAGATTGTTTGAAAAAATCTAGTTAGTCATGATTCCTTACTCACGATCTTCTTAAACGTCGttggttttatgttcaaatttaatTTTAGTAGTGTTACTCGTAAAGAATAAGTCGATACTGTTCAAAAATTTGAACAACATAAAAGTAACATAATGCTATTCAATATGTGTAATAGGCAATTTCGTGTCTAACCATTTTATAATTCTGCTAGCCATTTCTTCAAAGATAAAGAGGATCTTATTGCTGATGTTACTAGGTTGAACATGGAGGGGAAGAAGTTTTTTAAAGATAGAAAGTCGGCTGATGAAGAGGTCCATAATTTCATCAAGGGTAAAGAGTGCAAAATTTGATAGATTTGACTGAAGCCTAGTTGACGAGTCGGAGTTAGCAAAGTATACAGGAGCACTCTCCCCTATTTAATTGTCTATCACTCATCTGATTCATCACTAAACTGCCTCGATTTGTTTtgaaagagcaaggaaaggaaaggtAGCGAGGATGTGCAGCCTAGAGAAGCGAGGAAATGTGTACATCTTGACCTTCGTTGGTGACGGCGAGCACAGGTTTAATCCCACAACATTCGATGCCATCTCTGACGCTCTCAAAGAGGTGGAAGAATCGGCAGACGCAGCAGCCCTGGTAACCACCAACGCAGGCAAATACTTCTCCTGCGGCCTCGACATGAAATGGGTTGGCGAGAGCCCCCACGACCGTTTTGACATAGGCATGGAGAAATTAGAGAATATGTTCGCAGCCTTCATGAAGCTCAGCATCCCCACCGTGGCAGCCATCTGCGGGCACGCGGAGGCGAGCGCCTTCACGCTTGCTCTGGCTCACGATTACCGCTTCATGAGTACGCAGGGGTCCTCCCACCTCTACATGTGCGAGCTCGATCATGGCTTCAACATCCCCAAGAGTATGCTAACCTTGATTCGTAGCAAGCTGCACCCTGCAGCCCTGCGCGATGTGGTGCTAGGCGGCACCAAGCTCAACGCCCAGATGGCCTTTCAGAAAGGGATTGTGGACGCCGCTTTCGACGACTCGGTGGGGACTTTGCAGGCGGCGGTTAAGGAGGCAGAGAAACTGGCGGTCAGGGGATGGAACAGGGAGATCTACCGTAGCTTCAGGTTGGCTGCCTTTCCTGACGTTGTGGAGGAGCTCGATATTCATGTTCCCTATCGCATGCTCGCTTCCTATAACTTCTGATGCCCACCTTCAATCTTGCCCAGATTTCTATAAGCGAACAATAAGCATTTGGATAATCAATATTGTATAAGCTCTAAATAAGGGCGAAATAATAATAGCTCTATTACTATTTATCTAGTTTGGTGTTGTTCATGAGAGAAAAGTGGTTTGATTTTCTATAGTAATTTTACTTTCAATTTTTTAATATGATATAACAGCTCTATTATAAAATCACTCAACCGATTGGTCATGCTCTTAATATAAGATTTGTCAAAGAAGGCAAGCATATGAGATACGTATTTGCAATTTATTTCATCCAGGTCACAATATCAGAAGATTTATCATAGTTGTTATTATATTTGCATATTAATAACAACTATTTTCTGTATTCAAAATATTTGGTGTTGTTCTTATATTTTATTGGTAGTGAttattttttaacttaaaatttCTTTACAGTGCATTTAGAAAAAAGTTTCAATTTTGTTTTCCTGCTATTGTGCTGTGCAGTTTTGTAGTGGGCAATTgcctattttattttatatttgcaaATTTTGTTATAGGTTAAGTATTAatttttttgaaggagaaattaaaaGAGAGAGCTTGCAATCATGTTTTGAAACTATTTTTTTATGAATAGTGGTCAATTCCATTAATATTAGACAAAAGTGCATTATTCACAAAAAAATAGTAGAGGGATACAAGATCTCACCATAGTAGTCAAACGAGCAAAGCCTAGAGAATAAAAAACATATAAGAACCCCCTAGGAACAAAAACATGGGCAGATCCGAGAGAGtagaaagaaagaaggaaaagTTGTTAAGTGACTATTGTATTATCCTCCTTGTCCTTGTCCTCATCCTAGCAAGAGGGAAAGATAGCCAGAGCCAATCATGGGAGCCATTTGGATGAGCTAGGCCATCCACTATCACCACCAAAATTTGGACATCCACTGTCACCATTAGTGATTGGACCCACAACCTCGCACCCCATCTAGGGGTGAAAAT is part of the Cryptomeria japonica chromosome 10, Sugi_1.0, whole genome shotgun sequence genome and harbors:
- the LOC131859277 gene encoding enoyl-CoA delta isomerase 2, peroxisomal-like encodes the protein MCSLEKRGNVYILTFVGDGEHRFNPTTFDAISDALKEVEESADAAALVTTNAGKYFSCGLDMKWVGESPHDRFDIGMEKLENMFAAFMKLSIPTVAAICGHAEASAFTLALAHDYRFMSTQGSSHLYMCELDHGFNIPKSMLTLIRSKLHPAALRDVVLGGTKLNAQMAFQKGIVDAAFDDSVGTLQAAVKEAEKLAVRGWNREIYRSFRLAAFPDVVEELDIHVPYRMLASYNF